The Platichthys flesus chromosome 23, fPlaFle2.1, whole genome shotgun sequence DNA segment GTGTCCATATTTCACAGGACGTGGTAAACCGGCCTGGACCCGGGGCTCTCCGGCGTGCAGGGCTGTGAGTCGGTGCTGCCGGGGGAGAAGGTGGGCATGTCCCTCAGGGCGGGCGGCCCGCGGCTCGACTCCACGGCGGAGAGGCGGTCCACGATGCTGGAGAGACACTGGAGACTTGAGGCCCCGGCGGCTTTATCGCATTCTGAGAAGACAAAGGCAGAGTTTGGATCAGTACAAGGATTTTCTCAAAAGTAAAATTTGTCTATTAAATCATGGCAACGTGCACAATAAGGCCATCAAACATGCATTTTTCTGAAACACAGCATTCCTATCAGGCTGCAGAAGCTCTTACCGTTCTTTGCATACGAGTAGCCGCTGCTGTAGTTTGCATTCAACTGGTGCCACAAGGGACTGTTGCCGTCGGCCTGTGCAAGCAAATGAGaagaaatgtgagaaaatgagaaatgcaCCCTTGAATCCTTGCACGTAAAAAGTTACACAGACAGATTTGTAGTGTGTATTTGCATAAACATTCATGGGACTGGAAGAGGCGGGAAAGGAAAGTGCAAAAAACACCAAACAACCAGTTCCCTTCACAATATCCCGGACAGGCTAATAAATCCTGAATTCCAAAGTTATGAGCTTCTTCATTTCACGTACACCTTAAAGCCAAAGTGGCAGCGTTGCACCCCcttccccttccccccccccccccccccccgaatggGCTCAGAGCGTGGCAAATCGATTGTATCAGTGGAAGCAACACCAGTTTGTGCAAGATGACACTTTCTCCCAGTAAATCTGCAGAAAATCCTGGCAGCGGCGGAGAACATGCAGTCAGGATGGAATGCAGAAAAGCACCCTCTTTTTCCTGCCAGACTCCGGCACGGTGGATTTGGCTCAGTTTATGAGGGCTATAAAGTGTCCGGTTGTGGGAAAGCTATTAGTCCATCCTGTATTAACTGATGCACGGTCACCTTCAGTCGGCCGCTGAGGGAAACTAACTCAATCTGAGCCGTGGTGATAAGCATCAGAGCTCAGAGCGACGTGTAGTAACGACAGAAAAGATGTTTGCATTGAGGAATAATGGGAGATTAGGTAATTTCCTTACCTAATTAGACCTTAAATTTTTAATTTAAGGTCTTTGGGCAAAACCAACATATTTGATTGACTGTAAATCCaggtttttactttgaaataaaagacTGTACATGGTCATAAGAAACAGAGTAAAATActtaaattcaaacatttcGTCAACAAAAAAGGTCTTTTGGGGTAAAGACGAAAAATCCTGTCCCACATGCAGTCGGTCTCTTTTCCCTGATGGACATGTTTTGGGGTTTGCAGCCAAAACAAGGCTGAAGCAGATGTTTGTTGGATGAAGGGTCTTACCATGCCGTCAGAGCAGCTGGACAGAGGACTCCCGGGCTCCGAGCCGCTCCCTCCAGGCAGAGCGTAGTAGTTTTCCACCTGCTCTTGTAGCAGCTCCTGCAGGCTCTCGATGTAGTGGATGGCGTTGCGCAGGATCTCCACCTTGGGCAGGCGCTGGCTGGGGTTCGCCGAGGTGCAGCGGCGCAGCGCCTCGAAAGCGTGGTTGACCTTCTTCAGCCGTCGGCGCTCTCGCATGGTGGCAGCCCGCCTGCGGTCCGTGAAGCTGGACTTGCGCTTGCAGGCCTTGCAGGCCCACTGGAGGCAGTGTCCCGGCTGGTGAGGTGAGGCTCCGGGGACCCTGACGTGCTCGTCCTCATCGGAGCCGGTGAGCTCCATGCCGGGGCCGAACTCCAGGCTGTCGGGAGAGGAGGCACATGCTCTGTCGTAGTAGACCTGGGATGGTGAGAAGACGTCCATGGCTTGTTGAAGAAAGGAGTTTGAATGGATGGAGTGATGGGtgcagaggaaggaag contains these protein-coding regions:
- the myf5 gene encoding LOW QUALITY PROTEIN: myogenic factor 5 (The sequence of the model RefSeq protein was modified relative to this genomic sequence to represent the inferred CDS: deleted 1 base in 1 codon) produces the protein MWALGCGLGAYKGGLGQQTPHITQRSPLSHPTPPSFLCTHHSIHSNSFLQQAMDVFSPSQVYYDRACASSPDSLEFGPGMELTGSDEDEHVRVPGASPHQPGHCLQWACKACKRKSSFTDRRRAATMRERRRLKKVNHAFEALRRCTSANPSQRLPKVEILRNAIHYIESLQELLQEQVENYYALPGGSGSEPGSPLSSCSDGMADGNSPLWHQLNANYSSGYSYAKNECDKAAGASSLQCLSSIVDRLSAVESSRGPPALRDMPTFSPGSTDSQPCTPESPGSRPVYHVL